A genomic segment from Aegilops tauschii subsp. strangulata cultivar AL8/78 chromosome 1, Aet v6.0, whole genome shotgun sequence encodes:
- the LOC141039150 gene encoding uncharacterized protein, giving the protein MSNHAPGNLDSCKDDSWKRIWKLPCPRNVQMFTWRVKHESLALLTNMHKRGLKVESTRCLFCGRADEDGAHLFIKCKAVKEGWRELALEGERIKLEQIPSVHAMLDFLWGVDEKKRMHILTYWWHWWSVRNKLRKGEPVAPAKEIARRTRSAVMEYMQVYINSPKKACLDKWTAPSDEMLKINADGSFAPGEGHAGWGVVARDSAGNIVAARAGRQDHIQDAFAAKVAALSNAVALAADLGCLRVNFETDSQLLVEAMDFRKPDSSAAAVIEDTKFQLKMWFSKHTISVCRRSANAVGHELANTGRLYPVEHVMHWESDVPAHVAACASSDMPEHR; this is encoded by the coding sequence ATGAGCAATCATGCACCGGGGAATCTGGATTCTTGCAAGGATGATTCGTGGAAGAGGATCTGGAAGCTACCATGTCCAAGAAATGTGCAGATGTTCACATGGAGAGTGAAGCATGAGTCATTAGCACTCCTGACTAACATGCACAAGCGAGGGCTGAAGGTGGAGAGCACGCGCTGCTTATTTTGTGGACGGGCTGATGAAGATGGAGCTCATCTCTTCATTAAGTGCAAGGCAGTCAAGGAGGGGTGGAGGGAACTGGCGCTCGAGGGTGAAAGAATTAAGCTTGAACAGATTCCATCCGTGCATGCGATGCTGGACTTTTTGTGGGGAGTAGATGAGAAGAAACGCATGCACATTCTAACCTACTGGTGGCATTGGTGGAGTGTGCGCAACAAGCTGAGGAAAGGGGAGCCCGTAGCGCCGGCAAAAGAAATAGCGAGGCGAACACGCAGTGCTGTCATGGAATATATGCAAGTCTATATCAACTCACCAAAGAAAGCCTGTCTGGACAAATGGACTGCCCCGTCCGATGAGATGCTGAAAATCAACGCGGATGGATCATTTGCTCCGGGAGAAGGACATGCGGGGTGGGGCGTGGTGGCGAGAGACTCGGCGGGGAATATTGTGGCAGCCAGGGCTGGACGACAAGATCATATACAGGATGCCTTTGCGGCGAAGGTTGCTGCACTGTCAAATGCCGTGGCCCTTGCAGCCGACCTGGGGTGCCTGAGAGTCAACTTCGAGACGGACTCACAACTGTTAGTTGAAGCTATGGACTTCAGGAAACCAGACTCGTCAGCAGCGGCAGTCATTGAAGATACCAAGTTTCAGTTAAAAATGTGGTTCTCTAAGCATACAATTTCTGTTTGCCGCCGTAGTGCTAATGCCGTAGGGCATGAGTTAGCCAATACTGGCCGTTTGTACCCAGTAGAACATGTCATGCACTGGGAGTCTGATGTACCAGCCCATGTGGCTGCTTGTGCCTCGAGCGATATGCCTGAGCACCGTTAA